The Abditibacteriaceae bacterium sequence CGTAAAAAGGACTTCATTCAACCAGAGAGCTTTCCCGCGAGAATGCAGACGACGAGACGCTGCCGGAACAGGGAGCGTTTTAAAATCGTGCAAGCGCATCGCATTCTCCTCGCAACGCTCAATAAGGCGTTGGCGTTTCTCGTTAATGAATCTCTAATACGAGGTATATCACGTCTGGCACTAGTTTGTGAAATTTTTCTCAAACTCAAAGAAGTGAGTTCTGTCGTTAGATGCGAATAAGAAGTACGGTCGATTTCGACTGTACTTCTTTTACGTTTTAGTTACCGAGAATTTGACGGAGAACGCTTTCACCTGATTGTTCTAGACTACCTTTCAGGTCGAAGCCGACAGTTCTGACACGCACGCGCCCTACCCTCACATCTAGATTTTTCTCGATATTGACCGGATAGATGAGAAACGCTTGCGAACATTGTTTCGCTTCGGCATAGGCCACAACCTGAGCGACATCTTCGGCTGAAGGTTGAGCTTCGAATGTTCCATCGTGAGGCAATGGGCTAGAAAGCTTTTGCGCTTTGTATTTCGTATCGAGAACGAACTGCGCTTTCCTACTCTTAGCATCGCTTATAACCAGGTCGATACGAAACTCGAAACTCTTTTCTCGTCCAATAGCCACTCGTTCCTGAATGCGGAGCTTCTTGTTTTCTGGCAATTTCTTTTGCAGCCATCGCGCGATGAAATGCTCGAAAAGTAATTCCATGTTGAGCACAAACGGAAGCATCGGATTGTTGCCTTTTTCATGGTGTGGGCCACGGCCTTCCAGAAAGAAACGGCACAGAGAATGAAGCGGCTTATATTTCGCATTGAGCCTGTGATATGTGCGATGGATGCAAGCATCGGGAGTGAAGGAGCGAAGCGTGACGCATCCTTCCAATGCGTGGTAGGCTTGCCGCACCAGAGCACGCGACCTCCGCGTACAACACGCCGTGTGCAGGATTGTGTTGAGAGTTGAAAGAAGAATCTGGTTGTCTTCGTTGTCCACCGTCGATGCGCGATAGCAGCAGGGTAAGGTTGCAACGGAAGGATGCTTCATTAACATTCCGGCATCCAGACGCCCGCGCACATAAGGCAGGTTCTGCCTGCGCGAAAGATAATCCTGATAAAAACCGTGTCGTTCCTGCGTGATGATACGACGAGATAGGACAACCGCCAGGCTTTCGTAGAATTCTTCGATACTGTCGCAGAGGAACGGATCCTCTCCGAACTCGACTGAAAGATCGTAGGCGTATTCCACCATGCGAAAGAGGTTGGCAACGGGGACTTTCGGACGCAGCCAGAAGTGAAGAGAGGGCGAAAGCGGGATGTAACCCACGTAACCGCGCGGCGTGAATTGCCAGTTTCCTGCTGTCGCGGGCGAGGGAAATTCAACGCCGACAAAATGGTGGTATTCGCGCCACAGCCTCTCACCGTCTTCAGGTATTATTTCTGCGGGTGAGAAGCGCTGCGGCGTGTGCTCGGACAGTTCGAGAATGCGAGGCTTAGCTGAATGTCGATGTGTGATGTGGCTCATCTTCGGCGGCCTTTTAAGAAAGGCGCGGGCATGAGCATATTTGCAACTTTCTCCCAACGAAACTCTTCGACCTTTACGGCTTCATCGAAAAAATATTCTTCGAGATAAGGCTCCACCTCGAAGCGCCAGATACTTTGGAGAGAATGCGCTAAATCATCGACGAGAAAGTAGGTAATGCCCAGCGCATGGTTCGGGTCGTTAATCTCGCGATTAATCCTCTGAAGCAGGTCGATGAGGCTTTCGACCAGTTTTGCGTTTGTTCCTTCACCTCTGGCCGACCTTTGGTGAAAGCAGCGTAAAAGTTCGTAATCTGGTTGCATCGGCAAAAACGCAAAGCGGCGGCGCAGCGCCGGATCGAGAAGTGCAACAGAACGATTCGCTGTATTCATTGTGCCCAGCAAACGCACGTTCATCGGAATACGAAAGAGTCCACCACCCGCCAATGGTATGGTTTGGTCGCGGTATTCAAGTAGAAACATCAACTCACCCAGAACCTGACTTAAATCGGCGCGATTAATTTCGTCGATAACCAGAACGCAACGGCCTCTTGTCTGCTCGGCGCGGCGGCAGAACTCCAAAAAACGTCCCGGCACAAGGGGATAGGAAACAGCGCCGCCTTTCGTTGGTTGTGGCCGGATGCCTTGCATGAAATCTTCGTAAGCATACGCCGGATGAAATTGTACAACTTCCCAGAAGCCTCCGGTATTGTTCTGTGGGGAAGGAGAAGCCAGATGACGCGCCAGATGATTCGCGAGGAATGTTTTGCCAGTCCCCGGTGGACCGTAAATAATCGCTTGCCCTTTGCGCTCGATGGCTTCAATCCATTGGGCCAGCATCTGCTCTTCTAAACCCGTATCAGTCGCACATTGAACTAGGCTGTAAGGAGATGGCTTTTCATCCAGAGGTGCAACTTCGGTAGGAGCCGTTACTTCAAGCGCTTCGCTCCCGGAATTCTCTCGGGCTTGAGACGACGCAGCACGCGCGATCCAGACAAGACTTTGAATATCAACCATATCTTGCGGCTGATAGCGGTTAAGCGCAGCACGCAGCGAAGAGGTGATTTCTCTCACTGCCGCATAAGTCGCGGCGTGCGGGACAGTGCGCCAGATTTCTTCACGGCCCAGAAACCGAAGTAGCCAATGCATCGTCGCTGGCTTGACGAAGAATTCCGTCGTCGGGTGGCATACGAAAAGAAAGTAGGTTGGAAACGTCCATTTATTCGGCAGTTTGTGGGCGCGCACATAGTTGAGGTAACGCTCTAGTCGTGCCGGTGAGTCGCCCGCTCCATACAGCAGGTCGAAGATAGCAAGGCAGAATGTCGGCTTGTCGAGCGCCTCGTGGTAAAGAATTCCCATATCGCCCTGTCCGGGAACGCGCCGCCACAAAAGGTTATTATCCTGCCCGACGAGTTCCAGACGCCGCAGAAATTCATCGAACCGTTCTTCAGCGATATTTTTCCGCGAAGTGCGTCCCTGATCGAGTAGTTCCTGCAGTTCACCTTCACTTAACAGTTCTTGTGCGCGCAGAATTGTCGCTTGCTTCGGGTCGATTTCATCGGCGACGAAACCGGCATCTAGAAAACTGCGCCACTGCGGATAACGCCCCCGCACAAGCGCCACAAGCGCGCGCACTTGCGACGAGGAGATTTGAGAATGTTTTGCCAGAGGTTTTCGCCTGTCGGTCGTTGGGGAAGCAACTTTCGCTGCTTTTCCTTTGCCTGCGGTTCGTCGTTTGGAAATCATCTCCAGAAAGTATTACCCGCAACGGAGAAAGCATCTGAAAGTGAATTGCATCTTTGATCTCGCCGATAAGTACGGTCGAATTCGACCGTACTACGCAGCAGAAAAGCCGCGCCCGAAGTTCGGGCGCGGCTTTGGATAGATGCGGCTCAAGACAATTCTTGATGCGCGTGGCGCAGCACGCGTTCCGTAGCTTCCCAACCGAGACATGCATCGGTGATGCTCACGCCGTATTTCAAGTCCGCGAGATTCTGCTGCATCGGCTGATTACCTTCATTGAGAAAGCTTTCGATCATCAGGCCGACAATTGCCTGGTTGCCTGCCGCACGTTGAGCAACTGCGCTGGAGGCGACTTCTTCCTGCTGCGCGTGCTTTTTCAAGGAGTTGGCATGGCTGCAATCGACCATCAGCGATGGGTTCTGTCCGGCCTTTTCCAACGCGGCGACAGCTTCGGCAATGCTTTCCGCATCGTAATTGGTGCGCTTATGACCACCGCGCAGGACGACGTGACCGTCGCGATTTCCACGCGTGCGTACGATGGAAGTAAAACCATCCTGATCGATGCCGAGAAAACTGTGCTGCGCCTGCGCGGCCTGCATCGCGTCGAGCGCGATTTGTAAGCTGCCGTCGGTGCCGTTCTTGAAGCCGACCGGCATCGAAAGGCCGCTGGCCATTTCGCGGTGCGTTTGCGATTCGGTTGTGCGCGCGCCAATCGCGGCCCAAGTCACCAGATCGTCGATGTACTGAGGCACAATCGAATCAAGAAATTCGGTTGCGGCGGGCATTCCCATTGCGTTGATGTCGAGCAGCAAGCGACGCGCGGCCTTTAAACCGGCTTCGATGTCATAGCTATCATCGAGGTGCGGATCGTTAATCAGCCCTTTCCAGCCTACCGTCGTGCGCGGCTTTTCAAAATAAACGCGCATCACGATGAACAAGCGGTCGCCGAGTTCTTCGCGCAAACGGTTCAGCTTTTCGGCGTATTCCATTGCTCCGCCAGCGTCGTGAATCGAACACGGCCCCACGACGATGAGCATCCGCGAATCTTCACGACGCAAAATGCGCTTGACGGCATCGCGGCCTTCGATAACCGTTCGGTTCGAAGTTTCGGTCATTGGCAAGCTGTCTTTCAGGGTGCGCGGGGTTGATAAACGGACGGTTTCTATCACATTCAAATCTTGGGTTGGCAGCATAAGAGAATTTTCTTTCTTTCCAAAAAAGCAGTAACCGCCTCTCGCAGAACGAGGGCGGTTATGAGAGCAACGACACCGACTTTCTTAAGAGTATCCCGTAGGGGATTCGAACCCCTGATCTTCAGAATGAGAATCTGATGTCCTAGGCCTCTAGACGAACGGGACATTTCACAGCGCAAGATATTTTAATGCCTGAGAGCACTCGATTCAAGAGCCGCACCCGAAGTACGGTCGATTTCGACCATACTCGCGCGTTCTTTGAAACGCAGAAGACGTAAAGCATTGATAACCACAACGAGCGTGCTGCCTTCGTGAAACACGACCGCAAGCGCCAGCGGCGCCCAACCGAGCAACGCCGCAGGCACAAGCCCGGCAATCACGCCCAACGAAATCCATAGGTTTTGCCGCACGATGCGCCGCGTTTGCCGCGACAGCGCAACCGCGAACGGCAGGCGCGACAAGTCGCCGCTCATCAAGACAGCGTCAGCGGTTTCAAGAGCTGCATCGGTTGCGCCTCCGCCAGTTCCGCCCGTGCCAATCGCAATGCCGATTGTCGCCGCAGCCAGCGCGGGGGCATCGTTGACGCCATCGCCTACCATCGCGACGACGCCGTGTTTCTGCTGCAATTCGTGCAACGCCGTGACTTTGTCTTCCGGCAACAGAGCGGCGCGAACATCGGAAATCCCCACGCTTTCCCCGAGACGATTGGCGACACGCTCATTGTCACCCGATAACAGCGCGATATGAGACAAACCTTGCGCGCGCAATCGCTGCACCGTTTCGCGCGCTTCGGGTCGCAACGCGTCTTGAAACGCGATGATGCCCGCCACCGCGTTATCGACCCCGACAAACATTGTCGGCTGCCCGCTTTGGCCCAAACGTTCCAGCGCCGCTCGAAACTCTGCCGACAATTCCAACGCGTTTTCCTGCATCCAACGCGCATTGCCGACACGAACCAAACGGCCCGTCACTTCGCCCTGCGCGCCGCGTCCACCAACCGCGCGCACGTTCTGGGCTTCGATTACGGCGAGCTTTTGTTCCAGCGCGTGCTGCATCACAGCGAGCGCGAGCGGGTGATTGCTGCTCGCTTCTATCGATGCTGCGATTGTGAGAACTTCCGTTTCAGTCCGGCCAGTTGCCGCGATTATTTCGCTGACAGTCGGCGTTCCGCGCGTGAGGGTACCCGTTTTATCGAAGGCAATTGCGCGCAGGTCGCCCAGATTCTCCAGATGCGCGCCGCCTTTCACCAAGACGCCGGATTGTGCGGCCCGCGCGATTCCGGCCAGCATCGCCGCCGGTGCCGCCAACGCCAGCGCACACGGTGACGCCCCCACCAACGCTGTAATCGCGCGCCGCAGCGCTTCGTCCCAGGCGAGCCAGCCTGCCAGCGGTGGAACAATCGCGGCTAAAACGACAACGCCCAGCACACACGGTACAAAAATGGTTTCAAAGCGTTCGGCAAAGGTTTGCGACGGCGATTTCTGGTCTTGCGCTTCTTCCACCAGATGAAGCACGCGCGCCAGGGTCGAATCTTCCGCGGCGCGCGTCGTCTCGATTTCCAGCGCGCCATCGCCGTTTATTGAACCCGCCAGAACAGCGTCGCCCGCGTCTTTTTCCAGCGGCACGCTTTCGCCCGTCAGCGCGCTTTGTTCGACAGCCGATGCGCCGCGCAAGATGATTCCATCAACCGCGATGCGTTCGCCGGGCCGCACCAGAACGGTTTCGCCCACAAGCACATCTTCCACACCAACTTCAATTTCGACCGTACTTCCATCGGTTTCCCGGCGCACGCGCGCCGTCGCGGGCCGCACGCTTTGCAAGGCGCGAATCGCACCGCGCGCTTTATCCATCGCGCGATGTTCGAGGGCGTGAGAAATCGAAAACAGGAAAAGGAGAAACGCGCCTTCGGGCCAATCGCCGAGCCACGCGGCACCGACTGCGGCAATTACCATCAAAAAGTCGATGTCGAGCCGTCCGCGCAGCGCGCTGGAGATGCCGTGCTTGGCGACGTTCCAACCGCCCGCCGCGTAGGCCACGCAATACAAAGCAATCGCCGCCGTGTGCGGAAGCGACAGAAATCGCTCGCCGAGCCACGCCGCTGCAAGTGCAACACCCGCGAGAAAGGACAAACCAAATTCGCGCGCCGTCGAGGCTTCGCCGTGAGAGCCTTGCGCCGCGTGGTCGCCATGCGAATGGTTGTGATGCGAATGGTCGTGAGAATGCTCACTATGATTGTGCGGCGCGCGGGTCGCAGCCTGTTTTCCCGTGGCGTAACCGAGCTTTGCGACGGTGGCTTCAATGTGCGCGCGGTCGGTTTGCGCCGAGTCGAAGGAGACACGCAGTTTTTCGCTGGAGTACGACACTTCCGCCGACGCAACTCCGGGCATACGCGCCACGGTTTTCTCGATAGTGCGCGCGCACGAAGAGCAGTCCATGCCACGCACTGCAATCGTTTCGTTTTGCAGTGCCGGAGCCTCGGTGGAATACGCTTCGAGAGATTTCATGAGAGTATCTGCATTCAGATACTTTGAGTGTCGCAAACCCCGTGTCACAGCGTCAAAATCTGTGCTGCGTATGGGTAGTTCTTCGAGTACGGTCGATTTCGA is a genomic window containing:
- a CDS encoding AAA family ATPase encodes the protein MISKRRTAGKGKAAKVASPTTDRRKPLAKHSQISSSQVRALVALVRGRYPQWRSFLDAGFVADEIDPKQATILRAQELLSEGELQELLDQGRTSRKNIAEERFDEFLRRLELVGQDNNLLWRRVPGQGDMGILYHEALDKPTFCLAIFDLLYGAGDSPARLERYLNYVRAHKLPNKWTFPTYFLFVCHPTTEFFVKPATMHWLLRFLGREEIWRTVPHAATYAAVREITSSLRAALNRYQPQDMVDIQSLVWIARAASSQARENSGSEALEVTAPTEVAPLDEKPSPYSLVQCATDTGLEEQMLAQWIEAIERKGQAIIYGPPGTGKTFLANHLARHLASPSPQNNTGGFWEVVQFHPAYAYEDFMQGIRPQPTKGGAVSYPLVPGRFLEFCRRAEQTRGRCVLVIDEINRADLSQVLGELMFLLEYRDQTIPLAGGGLFRIPMNVRLLGTMNTANRSVALLDPALRRRFAFLPMQPDYELLRCFHQRSARGEGTNAKLVESLIDLLQRINREINDPNHALGITYFLVDDLAHSLQSIWRFEVEPYLEEYFFDEAVKVEEFRWEKVANMLMPAPFLKGRRR
- a CDS encoding 3-deoxy-7-phosphoheptulonate synthase, whose protein sequence is MLPTQDLNVIETVRLSTPRTLKDSLPMTETSNRTVIEGRDAVKRILRREDSRMLIVVGPCSIHDAGGAMEYAEKLNRLREELGDRLFIVMRVYFEKPRTTVGWKGLINDPHLDDSYDIEAGLKAARRLLLDINAMGMPAATEFLDSIVPQYIDDLVTWAAIGARTTESQTHREMASGLSMPVGFKNGTDGSLQIALDAMQAAQAQHSFLGIDQDGFTSIVRTRGNRDGHVVLRGGHKRTNYDAESIAEAVAALEKAGQNPSLMVDCSHANSLKKHAQQEEVASSAVAQRAAGNQAIVGLMIESFLNEGNQPMQQNLADLKYGVSITDACLGWEATERVLRHAHQELS
- a CDS encoding cation-translocating P-type ATPase, which produces MKSLEAYSTEAPALQNETIAVRGMDCSSCARTIEKTVARMPGVASAEVSYSSEKLRVSFDSAQTDRAHIEATVAKLGYATGKQAATRAPHNHSEHSHDHSHHNHSHGDHAAQGSHGEASTAREFGLSFLAGVALAAAWLGERFLSLPHTAAIALYCVAYAAGGWNVAKHGISSALRGRLDIDFLMVIAAVGAAWLGDWPEGAFLLFLFSISHALEHRAMDKARGAIRALQSVRPATARVRRETDGSTVEIEVGVEDVLVGETVLVRPGERIAVDGIILRGASAVEQSALTGESVPLEKDAGDAVLAGSINGDGALEIETTRAAEDSTLARVLHLVEEAQDQKSPSQTFAERFETIFVPCVLGVVVLAAIVPPLAGWLAWDEALRRAITALVGASPCALALAAPAAMLAGIARAAQSGVLVKGGAHLENLGDLRAIAFDKTGTLTRGTPTVSEIIAATGRTETEVLTIAASIEASSNHPLALAVMQHALEQKLAVIEAQNVRAVGGRGAQGEVTGRLVRVGNARWMQENALELSAEFRAALERLGQSGQPTMFVGVDNAVAGIIAFQDALRPEARETVQRLRAQGLSHIALLSGDNERVANRLGESVGISDVRAALLPEDKVTALHELQQKHGVVAMVGDGVNDAPALAAATIGIAIGTGGTGGGATDAALETADAVLMSGDLSRLPFAVALSRQTRRIVRQNLWISLGVIAGLVPAALLGWAPLALAVVFHEGSTLVVVINALRLLRFKERASMVEIDRTSGAALESSALRH